The genomic segment AGGTGGATTTGCCATGCGGAGGCGGCCTTCGGGTATGCCCTGGGACCCTGCATACCGTTGCGCGCGGCTTCGGAAAACGCGATCTATCGCGCTGCCGCTTGCGTCTCGACGTCCGCTGCAAGAGGTGCTGCATCGAGCGGCAGGATCTCGTCGAAATGTGCGTAATCGATATGGCTCACGCCGTCGCGCTCGCTCATGATGTCAGCGAAACGGTGATGCCAGTAAATCTGCTCGCACGCCCACAAGTGGCGAGCCTGCATGGTTTGCGACGTCGATTCGTCGACCCCTTCGAGCGTGAGCAGCAGCGTCGTATCGCGCGCTTTCAGCGTCTCGGCGTTTTCGCCGAACAGCGGACTGTTTTCGTCGATCACATGCATCACCAGCCAGCCGAGTTTGAACACTGGATGCTGATCGCGCACGAGCGTCAGGTCGTAGAGCTTGCGCATCGGGAAGCCTTCAATGGAGGTTTCCTGACGCATGATCCGCAGCCTCGCGCGCGCTTCGGCGATCACGTTCTGACGCGCGTTGGCGGCGCGCACCATCAGCGTCATGCGGCCGTCGAGCGGCCGCACGACCGCATAGCGGGCAAACACGATCTTCGCGTGCGGCCGCGAAAAGCGCGCGAAAATCAGCCCGGTCGCCAACGCAATGCCCGACATGCCGACGAAGATTTCCAGCGTGGCGATCCAGTGCGCGTAGATGGTCGCCGGATGCATGTCGCCATAACCGACGGTCGCCAGCGTCTCGACGCTGAAGAAGAAGGCGCCGCCGAAGCCCTTCGGAAACTGATTCGCAATCGATCCGTCGCCGAGCATGTAAAGCGTGGCGAAGGCGGTGTTGAGCAGCAGGAACAGCACCGCGAGCGACACGAAAAATATCGGCCAGCGAACCACCAGCGCGCGGTGATAAAGGTCCTGCCACAGTGGCGTCGGCATGCCGTGTTCGATGACCGTGCGATCGTCCAGACGCAATTCGCGGCTGCCGCGTGCGCGACGCTTTTGCGCGTCGGTGCTCGCTTCGGCGTCGCCGGTTGCGAATCCGGAAGGACGGTCTTGTGGTTCAGTGGCCATCGCGTGCTCGTGGAAAAGAAAACGCGCAAAGCGTAGCACGCCGGTTTGCGCGTGGAAGCGGATTTTCGGCGGGCTCAGGCGTGAAAAATGAGCGGTGAAAACGGCATCTGTGCAGCCGTGGTTGCAGCCTGATTCGAGCCTGTACTTTG from the Paraburkholderia fungorum genome contains:
- a CDS encoding ion channel, which translates into the protein MATEPQDRPSGFATGDAEASTDAQKRRARGSRELRLDDRTVIEHGMPTPLWQDLYHRALVVRWPIFFVSLAVLFLLLNTAFATLYMLGDGSIANQFPKGFGGAFFFSVETLATVGYGDMHPATIYAHWIATLEIFVGMSGIALATGLIFARFSRPHAKIVFARYAVVRPLDGRMTLMVRAANARQNVIAEARARLRIMRQETSIEGFPMRKLYDLTLVRDQHPVFKLGWLVMHVIDENSPLFGENAETLKARDTTLLLTLEGVDESTSQTMQARHLWACEQIYWHHRFADIMSERDGVSHIDYAHFDEILPLDAAPLAADVETQAAAR